In Cicer arietinum cultivar CDC Frontier isolate Library 1 chromosome 1, Cicar.CDCFrontier_v2.0, whole genome shotgun sequence, one DNA window encodes the following:
- the LOC101491285 gene encoding fasciclin-like arabinogalactan protein 11: MVNKNQNQSLLCISLISLQLISLTLATLSPATSPIQSPPNPPISPPTKPLISKLPPSPNDKNTPENPSTDIAQILKTANSFNIFLRLMKTTQLINQLNSQLITIKSGGLTILAPEDSSFSELKPGFLNTLSNEQKLELLQFHVITDFVSTSNFDTLTNPVRTLAGNKPGKVELNVISYGGNVNISTGQVNTTINGVVYSDNHLAIYKVGKVLVPSEFFGKKKSVAAPSLAPAPAKEDAKAPKADKVKPPSSNDSSGTTTQVVPIETSGGMRIDMCGMLVALVGIVYVEVLAT; the protein is encoded by the coding sequence ATggttaataaaaatcaaaaccaatCTCTCTTATGCATCTCACTAATTTCACTACAACTAATTTCCCTCACATTAGCAACACTATCCCCTGCCACGTCACCAATTCAATCTCCCCCAAACCCACCCATTTCACCCCCAACAAAACCATTAATCTCCAAATTACCCCCATCACCAAATGACAAGAATACCCCTGAAAATCCATCCACAGATATAgctcaaatattaaaaacagCAAATTCATTCAACATTTTCCTCCGACTCATGAAAACAACACAATTAATCAACCAACTAAACTCACAACTCATAACCATAAAATCTGGTGGATTAACAATTCTAGCACCAGAAGATTCCTCTTTCTCAGAACTCAAACCAGGGTTCCTCAACACACTCTCCAATGAACAAAAACTCGAACTTCTTCAATTCCACGTTATTACTGATTTTGTTTCAACCTCCAATTTCGATACTTTGACTAACCCTGTTAGAACACTTGCTGGAAACAAACCTGGAAAAGTTGAACTTAACGTGATTAGTTATGGTGGAAATGTGAACATTTCAACTGGACAAGTTAACACTACGATTAACGGAGTTGTATATAGTGATAATCATCTTGCTATTTATAAAGTTGGTAAAGTGCTTGTTCCGTCCGAGTTTTTTGGTAAAAAGAAAAGTGTGGCGGCACCATCTTTAGCCCCGGCGCCAGCAAAGGAGGATGCTAAGGCGCCGAAGGCTGATAAGGTGAAGCCGCCGTCATCAAATGATTCGTCGGGAACGACGACGCAAGTTGTTCCTATTGAGACCTCTGGTGGTATGAGAATTGACATGTGTGGAATGTTGGTGGCACTTGTTGGAATTGTTTATGTGGAGGTTCTTGCAACATAA
- the LOC101491917 gene encoding syntaxin-71-like, which produces MSVIDILFRVDAVCKKYDKYDIDKQRELNAYGDDAFARLYAAVESTIQQALNKSEVASTEKNRAVAATLNAEVRRSKGRLMDEVPKLRKLVNKKVKGLTKEDIAIRQDLVLALPERIQAIPDGITSAASHTAGWAATSSHPHIKFDSSEGHLDSEYFNQSEESSQFRHEYEMRKMKQDEGLDIISEGLDTLKNLAHDMNEELDRQVPLMDEIDTKVDKVTSDVRNTNLRLKKTLTELRSSRNFCIDIILLCVLLGIVTYLYNALR; this is translated from the exons ATGTCCGTCATCGACATTCTCTTCCGTGTTGACGCCGTTTGCAAAAAATATGACAAATACGACATTGACAAACAGCGTGAACTCAACGCTTACGGTGATGACGCCTTCGCTCGTCTTTACGCCGCAGTTGAATCCACCATTCAACAAGCTCTCAAT aAATCTGAGGTTGCTTCGACGGAGAAGAATAGAGCAGTTGCTGCGACTTTGAATGCAGAGGTTCGTAGATCCAAGGGTAGATTGATGGATGAAGTTCCTAAACTGCGCAAGCTTGTAAACAAGAAG GTTAAAGGTCTCACAAAAGAAGACATAGCCATTCGTCAGGATCTTGTTCTTGCGTTGCCAGAAAGAATCCAAGCAATACCAGATGGGATTACCTCTGCTGCTAGCCATACTGCAGGATGGGCGGCTACCTCATCTCATCCGCATATCAAGTTTGATTCATCAG AGGGACATCTTGACAGTGAATATTTCAATCAAAGTGAAGAATCCAGTCAGTTTCGACATGAATATGAAATGCGCAAGATGAAACAG GATGAAGGCCTTGATATCATATCAGAAGGATTGGATACTTTGAAAAATCTAGCCCATGATATGAATGAG GAATTAGATCGGCAAGTTCCTTTAATGGATGAAATCGACACAAAG GTGGATAAGGTGACAAGTGATGTAAGAAACACTAACTTGAGACTCAAGAAAACTCTCACCGAG CTGAGGTCTAGTCGAAATTTCTGCATCGACATCATTCTACTGTGTGTTCTTCTGGGAATCGTTACATATTTATACAA TGCACTCAGGTGA
- the LOC101490642 gene encoding fasciclin-like arabinogalactan protein 12: protein MKFQKPLLSLSYFVIVFLILSTPTSSQSQSPAPSPSSSAPTDIIRILKKAGGFTTLIRLLQTTQVATQINAQLLNSNNGLTLFAPNDNSFSTLKPGFLNSLNDQQKNELIQFHELPTFVSISNFDTLSNPVRTQAGDDPKRLALNITSSGNQVNLTTGVVNATVGGSVFSDHQLAIYQVDKVLLPRDFFVPKSPPPAPAPQKSKEASKKKSTEGPSSSDDNDQSNAITFKDKNGIIMLLVAFALVFSL, encoded by the coding sequence ATGAAATTCCAAAAGCCTCTGTTGAGTCTCTCATATTTTGTAATAGTCTTTCTCATTCTGAGCACACCAACTtcatcacaatcacaatcacCAGCTCCATCACCTTCATCATCAGCTCCAACAGACATAATCAGAATCCTTAAAAAAGCAGGAGGATTCACCACACTGATCCGTCTCCTTCAAACAACACAAGTAGCAACACAAATCAATGCACAGCTCCTAAACTCAAACAATGGACTAACACTCTTTGCACCAAATGACAATTCCTTTTCTACCCTCAAACCTGGTTTCCTCAATTCCCTTAACGACCAACAAAAGAATGAACTCATTCAATTCCATGAACTACCAACTTTTGTTTCCATCTCAAATTTTGATACTTTAAGCAACCCCGTTCGAACACAGGCCGGCGATGATCCTAAAAGGTTGGCATTGAACATAACAAGTTCGGGGAATCAAGTGAATTTAACAACAGGTGTTGTTAATGCTACTGTTGGTGGTAGTGTTTTTTCTGATCATCAACTTGCTATTTATCAAGTTGATAAGGTTCTTCTTCCCAGGGATTTCTTCGTTCCTAAGTCACCTCCACCTGCTCCTGCACCACAAAAGAGTAAGGAGGCTTCTAAGAAAAAATCTACAGAGGGTCCTTCATCTTCAGATGATAATGATCAATCTAATGCTATCACTTTCAAGGATAAAAATGGAATCATAATGTTGCTCGTTGCATTTGCTTTAGTGTTTTCATTGTGA
- the NAC02 gene encoding NAC transcription factor NAM-2, with translation MEGKQKGSSYTFPPGFRFHPSDEELIVHYLQKKIKSLPLPASIIAEIDLYKYNPWELPKKSLFGEEEWYFFSPRDRKYPNGLRPNRATGSGYWKATGTDRPIISSCGSKHIGVKKALVFYSGRPPKGAKTDWIMNEYRLIDTTTKSFMLKGSMRLDEWVLCRVRHKGYSSKNLSENQENPCEPNIPVNLQTSEEHPTNTKFRADMITDYQYKDYQIIASILVGGVIPPNENMSSLSFKGSKGNNLTSEYEEGSNKVNSQTAIPSLECYFNPLKRKSNEDDDQFENLISFTSKFNTENKIDKSFNKVLTNRELNCYEIFNGSTPNPSIDFQELNELNFAE, from the exons atggAAGGAAAACAAAAGGGTTCCAGTTACACTTTTCCACCTGGTTTTAGATTTCACCCTTCTGATGAGGAACTCATAGTTCATTACttgcaaaaaaaaatcaaatcactTCCACTTCCAGCTTCTATTATAGCTGAAATTGATCTATATAAGTATAATCCATGGGAGCTACCAA AGAAGTCTTTGTTTGGGGAGGAAGAATGGTATTTCTTTAGCCCGAGAGATCGAAAGTACCCAAATGGATTAAGGCCAAACAGAGCAACAGGTTCAGGATACTGGAAGGCAACAGGAACTGATAGGCCAATTATTTCTTCATGTGGATCAAAGCATATAGGAGTGAAGAAAGCTCTTGTGTTTTATTCAGGTAGACCTCCTAAGGGAGCTAAGACAGATTGGATCATGAATGAATATAGGTTGATTGacacaacaacaaaatcttTCATGCTAAAAGGTTCCATGCGA TTGGATGAGTGGGTATTGTGCCGAGTTCGACATAAAGGCTATTCATCAAAGAATTTATCTGAAAATCAAGAAAATCCTTGTGAACCAAATATACCAGTAAACCTACAGACGAGTGAAGAACATCCGACAAACACGAAGTTTCGAGCTGACATGATCACAGATTATCAATACAAAGACTATCAGATCATAGCCTCGATTCTTGTTGGTGGAGTTATACCTCCAAATGAGAACATGTCAAGTTTGAGCTTTAAGGGAAGCAAAGGCAACAACCTAACTTCAGAGTATGAAGAAGGTTCCAATAAAGTGAATTCTCAAACTGCAATCCCTTCTTTGGAATGTTACTTCAACCCACTGAAAAGAAAATCTAATGAGGATGATGATCAGTTTGAGAATCTCATTTCTTTTACAAGCAAGTTCAACACTGAGAACAAAATAGACAAATCTTTTAACAAGGTCTTGACCAATAGAGAATTGAACTGCTATGAGATTTTCAATGGGAGCACACCAAATCCTAGCATCGATTTTCAAGAACTAAATGAATTAAACTTTGCAGAATGA
- the LOC101490972 gene encoding fasciclin-like arabinogalactan protein 11 translates to MKQQILFSFSLFLLTFSSFYYPINTASTAPASSPKLAPAPKSPSPASSKPLVPTLPDTSDSTTPDDITKILKKAKTFAILTRLLKTTEIVDNLNSQLITAKSGGLTIFAPDDSAFSNLKPGFLNSLNENKKIELLQFHILPQFVDSNNFDSLSNPVETVAGKDPLKLPFNVESLGNSVNISTGVVNATVTGVVYQDNKLAIYRLDKVLLPLDFFPSKVHASAPVAAKAPKADDHKDKSSSAEDNEDGETTQGQKKSGAVSFITIEGTRTMLVSLGVAFVAVAMI, encoded by the coding sequence ATGAAACAACAAATTCTATTTTCATTCTCACTCTTTCTACTCACATTCTCCTCATTCTATTATCCCATTAACACAGCATCAACAGCACCAGCATCATCCCCAAAACTTGCACCAGCACCAAAATCACCATCACCAGCATCATCAAAACCATTAGTCCCAACGTTACCAGACACCTCTGATTCCACCACACCAGACGACATAACCAAAATCCTTAAAAAGGCGAAAACATTCGCCATCCTAACCCGTCTCTTAAAAACAACCGAAATCGTGGACAACTTAAACTCGCAGCTCATAACAGCAAAATCCGGAGGACTAACAATCTTCGCACCCGATGACTCGGCTTTCTCGAATCTCAAACCCGGGTTCCTCAACTCGCTAAacgaaaacaaaaaaattgaacttttaCAGTTCCACATTCTTCCACAGTTTGTTGACAGCAACAATTTTGATTCTTTAAGTAACCCAGTTGAAACAGTAGCTGGTAAAGACCCTTTGAAGCTTCCATTTAATGTTGAATCCCTTGGTAACAGTGTTAATATTTCAACTGGTGTTGTTAATGCTACTGTTACTGGTGTTGTGTATCAAGATAACAAGCTTGCAATTTATCGTTTGGATAAAGTTTTGCTTCCTTTGGATTTCTTTCCTTCTAAGGTACATGCTTCTGCTCCTGTTGCTGCAAAAGCACCTAAAGCTGATGATCATAAGGATAAATCATCTTCTGCAGAAGATAATGAGGATGGTGAGACAACGCAGGGTCAGAAAAAATCTGGAGCAGTGAGTTTCATTACAATTGAAGGAACAAGAACAATGTTGGTGTCACTTGGAGTAGCTTTTGTTGCTGTTGCAATGATTTGA
- the LOC101490324 gene encoding beta-galactosidase 8-like — protein MEVTQIVLVLLWLFPMMFCANVEYDHRALVIDGKRRVLISGSIHYPRSTPQMWPDLIQKSKDGGLDVIETYVFWNLHEPVRGQYNFDGRKDLVKFVKTVAEAGLYVHLRIGPYACAEWNYGGFPLWLHFIPGIKFRTDNEPFKAEMKRFTAKIVDLMKQEKLYASQGGPIILSQIENEYGNIDSAYGSSAKSYINWAATMATSLDTGVPWVMCQQGDAPDPIINTCNGFYCDQFTPNSNTKPKMWTENWSGWFLSFGGAVPYRPVEDLAFAVARFFQRGGTFQNYYMYHGGTNFDRTSGGPFIATSYDYDAPIDEYGIIRQPKWGHLKDVHKAIKLCEEALIATDPKITSLGQNLEAAVYRTESVCAAFLANVDTKSDVTVNFSGNSYHLPAWSVSILPDCKNVVLNTAKINSATVISSFTTESSKEDIGSLDASSSKWSWISEPVGISKVESSSKIGLLEQINTTADRSDYLWYSLSIDLKDDPGSQTVLHIESLGHALHAFINGKLAGSQAGNSGKAKLNVDIPITLVSGKNSIDLLSLTVGLQNYGAFFDTVGAGITGPVILKGLKNGNTLDLSSQKWTYQVGLKGEELGLSIGSSGEWNSQSTFPKNQPLTWYKTNFDAPSGSNPVAIDFTGMGKGEAWVNGQSIGRYWPTYVSSNAGCTDSCNYRGPYTSSKCRKNCGKPSQTLYHVPRFWLKPNDNILVLFEESGGDPAQISFATKELGSLCAHVSESHPPPIDLWNSDTESGRKIGPALLLKCPIHNQVISSIKFASYGTPLGTCGNFYHGRCSSNKALSIVQKACIGSSSCSVGVSTDTFGNPCKGVSKSLAVEATCA, from the exons ATGGAAGTGACCCAGATTGTGTTGGTTCTTCTTTGGTTATTCCCAATGATGTTTTGTGCCAATGTGGAGTATGATCATAGAGCATTAGTCATTGATGGTAAACGCAGGGTCTTGATTTCTGGTTCTATTCACTACCCTCGTAGTACTCCACag ATGTGGCCAGACCTTATTCAGAAATCCAAAGATGGAGGACTTGATGTGATTGAAACCTATGTTTTCTGGAACTTACATGAACCAGTTCGAGGCCAG TATAATTTTGATGGGAGGAAGGATTTGGTGAAATTTGTAAAGACGGTAGCTGAGGCAGGTCTATATGTGCATCTCCGAATCGGTCCATACGCTTGTGCTGAATGGAACTATGG TGGTTTCCCTCTTTGGCTGCACTTCATTCCTGGGATTAAGTTTCGAACCGACAATGAACCATTCAAG GCAGAAATGAAACGATTCACGGCTAAGATTGTTGATCTCATGAAGCAAGAGAAACTATATGCATCACAGGGTGGACCTATAATTTTATCTCag ATTGAAAATGAGTATGGAAACATTGATTCAGCATATGGTTCTTCTGCTAAATCCTACATCAATTGGGCAGCAACAATGGCTACATCTCTTGATACTGGTGTTCCTTGGGTCATGTGTCAGCAAGGAGATGCTCCTGATCCTATT ATTAATACATGCAATGGATTTTACTGCGATCAATTCACACCAAACTCGAATACAAAGCCGAAAATGTGGACTGAGAATTGGAGTGGATG GTTTCTTTCATTTGGTGGTGCTGTTCCTTATAGACCTGTGGAAGATCTCGCATTCGCCGTGGCACGCTTTTTCCAACGAGGCGGAACATTTCAAAATTACTATATG TACCATGGAGGGACCAACTTTGACAGAACTTCTGGTGGACCGTTCATTGCTACAAGTTATGATTATGATGCACCAATCGATGAGTACG GAATTATTAGGCAACCAAAGTGGGGCCACCTTAAAGATGTACACAAAGCCATTAAGCTTTGTGAAGAAGCATTAATAGCTACTGATCCCAAGATTACATCTCTTGGTCAAAACTTAGAG GCTGCAGTTTACAGGACAGAGTCGGTATGTGCTGCCTTCCTCGCTAACGTTGACACTAAATCTGATGTAACTGTAAACTTCAGTGGCAACTCATATCACTTGCCTGCATGGTCTGTGAGCATCTTACCCGATTGCAAGAATGTTGTGCTTAATACTGCAAAG ATTAATTCTGCAACTGTGATTTCAAGCTTCACAACTGAATCTTCAAAAGAAGATATCGGTTCTTTAGACGCTTCTAGTTCAAAATGGAGTTGGATAAGCGAACCTGTCGGTATTTCAAAGGTTGAGTCATCCTCAAAAATTGGTTTACTGGAGCAAATAAATACCACAGCCGATAGAAGTGACTACTTGTGGTACTCATTAAG CATTGATCTTAaggatgatcctggttctcaaACTGTCCTTCACATTGAATCACTTGGCCATGCTCTTCATGCTTTCATTAATGGAAAGCTTGCAG GGAGTCAAGCAGGAAACAGTGGCAAAGCTAAACTTAATGTGGACATCCCCATCACACTAGTTTCTGGAAAGAACAGTATTGATCTCCTGAGTTTAACAGTGGGACTTCAG AACTATGGAGCTTTTTTTGACACGGTGGGAGCAGGGATCACTGGTCCAGTGATATTGAAAGGTTTGAAGAATGGCAACACTCTCGATCTCTCCTCTCAGAAGTGGACATATCAG GTTGGCCTAAAAGGTGAAGAGTTAGGTCTATCTATTGGAAGTTCTGGAGAGTGGAATTCACAATCTACCTTCCCTAAGAACCAACCATTGACTTGGTACAAG ACAAACTTCGATGCTCCGTCCGGCAGCAATCCAGTTGCAATTGACTTCACGGGGATGGGAAAAGGCGAGGCTTGGGTAAACGGACAAAGCATTGGGCGATACTGGCCTACATATGTCTCTTCAAATGCCGGTTGCACAGACTCATGCAACTATAGAGGACCTTATACTTCATCTAAATGTCGAAAGAATTGCGGAAAACCATCACAAACATT ATACCATGTACCGCGATTTTGGTTGAAACCAAATGACAACATTCTTGTATTATTTGAGGAAAGTGGCGGTGATCCAGCACAAATATCATTTGCTACAAAAGAGCTAGGAAGTTTGTGTGCACATGTATCTGAATCTCATCCACCTCCAATAGACTTATGGAACTCAGATACAGAATCAGGAAGGAAGATAGGGCCTGCATTGTTGCTCAAGTGTCCTATTCATAATCAAGTCATTTCTTCCATCAAATTTGCAAGCTATGGAACACCACTAGGGACTTGTGGAAACTTCTATCACGGACGCTGCAGCAGCAATAAGGCGCTGTCAATTGTACAGAAG GCTTGCATTGGATCAAGCAGTTGTAGTGTTGGAGTATCAACGGATACATTTGGAAACCCTTGTAAAGGAGTATCGAAGAGTTTAGCTGTTGAAGCTACTTGTGCATAG